A window from Leifsonia shinshuensis encodes these proteins:
- a CDS encoding DUF3000 domain-containing protein, producing MPTPTSPPQHPAEFATALQSIRAAVSRPELVVEEIPAPAQLAPYSVALAADVRPARHGSDSDLGTGRFILLYDPDEPEAWGGPFRIVCFAQAPLETDIGLDPFLADVAWSWLVDALDARHARYTAASGTATKIISTGFGELAAQGDGSQIELRASWSPLESDVSAHVEGWGELLCMLAGLPPTGEGVSLLSTRATSPRRTPRG from the coding sequence GTGCCGACACCGACATCCCCACCGCAGCATCCGGCGGAGTTCGCCACGGCGCTGCAGTCCATCCGTGCCGCAGTGTCGCGACCGGAGCTCGTCGTCGAGGAGATCCCTGCGCCCGCGCAGCTCGCACCGTACTCCGTCGCCCTCGCCGCCGACGTGCGGCCGGCGCGGCATGGCAGCGACTCCGACCTGGGCACCGGACGCTTCATCCTGCTCTACGACCCGGACGAGCCGGAGGCGTGGGGCGGCCCGTTCCGCATCGTCTGCTTCGCCCAGGCGCCGCTGGAGACCGACATCGGGCTCGACCCGTTCCTGGCCGACGTCGCCTGGTCGTGGCTGGTGGATGCGCTGGATGCGCGGCACGCCCGCTACACCGCGGCGAGTGGCACGGCGACCAAGATCATCTCCACCGGGTTCGGCGAGCTCGCCGCCCAGGGCGACGGCTCGCAGATCGAGCTGCGCGCCTCCTGGAGCCCGCTGGAGTCCGACGTCTCGGCGCATGTCGAGGGCTGGGGCGAGCTGCTGTGCATGCTCGCCGGGCTGCCCCCGACCGGCGAGGGGGTCAGCCTGCTGAGCACACGGGCGACCTCGCCGAGAAGGACACCGCGTGGCTGA
- a CDS encoding alpha/beta fold hydrolase, with product MAESGTRSAFGKALGTAAFVGAGLVLGTAALGAVVTTRVARTVITPVRRRPQNQTIRSFDEDAGTVTLRATPDASMPGRFGLWWGGDTAFAKVGGLIERGDGSVTRELEGVEFGELRAGRARISGYYYLQPEELGLPVMSAEIPTDLGQAPAWIFPAPDDADPGRWVIQVHGWGASRQEGLRAVRVFHESGFTCLLASYRNDGDAPESEDRRYGLGGTEWRDIEAAIGYAVEHGARSIVLMGWSMGGAVVLQTITRGKGLEHVTGIVLESPVIDWIDTLEYQGNMLRIPDVMTRAALRLIEAEWSGPITGQGAPIDLRSMDFVARASELSLPMLILHSDDDGFVPSTGSRALAEARSDIVTLVPFDTALHTKLWNYDEAKWTSAIAGWLAEHVPAATAPAAAAPAATRE from the coding sequence ATGGCGGAGAGCGGCACTCGATCGGCGTTCGGCAAGGCACTCGGCACGGCGGCGTTCGTCGGCGCGGGACTGGTGCTCGGCACGGCCGCGCTGGGCGCCGTGGTCACCACGCGTGTCGCCCGCACCGTGATCACGCCGGTGCGCCGCCGCCCGCAGAACCAGACCATCCGCTCGTTCGACGAGGATGCCGGGACGGTGACCCTGCGCGCGACGCCGGACGCGTCCATGCCCGGCCGCTTCGGCCTGTGGTGGGGCGGCGACACCGCGTTCGCGAAGGTCGGGGGACTGATCGAGCGCGGCGACGGCAGCGTCACCCGCGAACTCGAGGGGGTCGAGTTCGGGGAGCTGCGTGCCGGCCGTGCCCGGATCAGCGGCTACTACTACCTCCAGCCGGAGGAGCTGGGCCTCCCGGTGATGAGTGCGGAGATCCCCACCGACCTCGGACAGGCGCCGGCGTGGATCTTCCCGGCACCGGACGACGCGGACCCCGGACGCTGGGTCATCCAGGTGCACGGCTGGGGCGCCTCCCGCCAGGAGGGACTGCGCGCGGTGCGGGTGTTCCACGAGTCCGGCTTCACCTGCCTGCTCGCCTCCTACCGCAACGACGGGGATGCGCCCGAGAGCGAGGACCGCCGCTACGGCCTGGGCGGCACGGAGTGGCGCGACATCGAGGCGGCCATCGGCTACGCCGTGGAGCACGGCGCGCGGTCGATCGTCCTGATGGGGTGGTCGATGGGCGGCGCCGTGGTGCTGCAGACCATCACGCGCGGGAAGGGCCTGGAGCACGTGACCGGCATCGTGCTCGAGTCGCCCGTCATCGACTGGATCGACACCCTCGAGTACCAGGGCAACATGCTGCGCATCCCGGACGTGATGACCCGCGCCGCCCTGCGTCTCATCGAGGCCGAGTGGAGCGGTCCGATCACCGGACAGGGGGCGCCGATCGACCTCCGCAGCATGGACTTCGTCGCCCGCGCGTCCGAGCTCAGCCTGCCCATGCTCATCCTGCACAGCGACGACGACGGCTTCGTGCCCTCCACCGGGTCGCGGGCGCTCGCCGAGGCCCGCAGCGACATCGTCACCCTGGTCCCGTTCGACACGGCGCTCCACACGAAACTGTGGAACTACGACGAGGCGAAGTGGACGTCGGCGATCGCCGGCTGGCTCGCCGAGCACGTGCCGGCCGCGACTGCGCCCGCCGCGGCTGCGCCCGCCGCGACTCGTGAGTAG
- a CDS encoding type II toxin-antitoxin system PemK/MazF family toxin: MVPTVASVRSVLSALSGLFRPSRTPPAPAPPAERGRSGAAATAQVGPRGLGRIRTSYNPRLDGDADPGEIVWTWVPYEEADGRGKDRPVLVVATEPSGAVLAVALTSQEHPGRPEYLPIGSGDWDGRHRPSFVRLDRVFRVQQGGMRREGAALDARRFDAVRAALAARYGWR, translated from the coding sequence ATGGTGCCGACCGTGGCCTCCGTCAGAAGCGTCCTGTCCGCACTGAGCGGTCTGTTCCGTCCGTCGCGGACCCCGCCGGCCCCGGCTCCGCCCGCTGAACGGGGCCGGTCCGGCGCCGCGGCCACCGCGCAGGTGGGCCCGCGCGGCCTCGGCCGCATCCGCACCTCGTACAACCCGCGGCTGGACGGCGACGCGGACCCCGGCGAGATCGTCTGGACGTGGGTGCCGTACGAGGAGGCCGACGGCCGCGGCAAGGACCGGCCGGTGCTCGTGGTCGCGACCGAGCCGTCGGGGGCGGTGCTGGCGGTCGCGCTGACCAGTCAGGAGCATCCCGGGCGCCCGGAGTACCTGCCGATCGGCTCGGGGGACTGGGACGGCCGGCACCGCCCGAGCTTCGTGCGGCTCGACCGCGTCTTCCGGGTGCAGCAGGGCGGGATGCGCCGCGAGGGCGCGGCGCTCGACGCGCGCCGGTTCGACGCGGTGCGGGCGGCGCTGGCGGCGCGGTACGGGTGGCGGTGA
- a CDS encoding SufE family protein: protein MTELTGALAEIRDDFQALEQNDRLQLLLEFSDELPELPERYRDHPDLLERVEECQAPVFIFVEVDADRIVHLYATAPREAPTTRGFASILVQGLAGLTADEVLAVPDEYPQTLGLTQAVSPLRLRGMSALLGRAKRQVREKLAA, encoded by the coding sequence ATGACCGAACTGACGGGCGCGCTCGCCGAGATCCGCGACGACTTCCAGGCGCTGGAGCAGAACGACCGGCTGCAGCTGCTGCTGGAGTTCTCCGACGAGCTCCCGGAGCTGCCCGAGCGCTACCGCGACCACCCCGACCTGCTGGAGCGGGTGGAGGAGTGCCAGGCGCCGGTGTTCATCTTCGTCGAGGTGGATGCGGACCGCATCGTGCACCTGTACGCCACGGCACCGCGTGAGGCGCCCACCACGCGCGGCTTCGCGTCCATCCTGGTGCAGGGCCTCGCCGGCCTCACCGCCGACGAGGTCCTCGCCGTGCCCGACGAGTACCCGCAGACGCTGGGACTGACCCAGGCCGTCTCGCCGTTGCGCCTCCGCGGCATGTCGGCGCTGCTCGGCCGCGCCAAGCGCCAGGTGCGGGAGAAGCTCGCCGCCTGA
- a CDS encoding DUF4190 domain-containing protein: MPPAPYGAAPQPPKKSGNGFAVAALVLGIVGVVFAFTPAAGFGIVLGVLALVFGILSLVRKPAKSGIPISGTALGAAALVIGMIFAVVYGGGKAASPVADAPAAATSSSASTPAAAAPSPEPSKTETPPDPNAAYDKAYGTFAPVNQAGSGDTVIAIPARAKAGIVIASHNGSSNFSINVLDANNQSTGDLLVNTIGAYSGTTAFGMHSIGGTGTNLQVTADGQWNITISPVSSAPDFPLPGSATGDQVYKYGGKAANMAFTNQGQGNFAVIQYGAAFPNLAVNEIGPYNGKVPMLAGPSVITVTSDGAWTVAAG, encoded by the coding sequence GTGCCTCCGGCACCGTACGGCGCGGCTCCACAGCCGCCGAAGAAGAGCGGTAACGGATTCGCGGTCGCCGCGCTCGTCCTCGGCATCGTCGGCGTCGTCTTCGCGTTCACCCCCGCCGCGGGGTTCGGCATCGTCCTCGGTGTGCTCGCCCTTGTTTTCGGCATCCTCAGCCTGGTTCGGAAACCCGCGAAGTCCGGTATCCCCATCAGCGGCACCGCCCTGGGCGCGGCGGCGCTCGTCATCGGCATGATCTTCGCCGTCGTCTACGGAGGCGGTAAAGCCGCCTCGCCGGTCGCCGACGCGCCCGCCGCCGCCACCAGCAGCAGTGCGTCCACCCCGGCAGCGGCCGCACCGTCCCCGGAACCATCGAAGACCGAGACGCCGCCGGACCCGAATGCAGCGTACGACAAGGCATACGGGACGTTCGCCCCCGTCAATCAGGCCGGGTCGGGTGACACCGTCATCGCCATCCCCGCCCGCGCGAAAGCTGGCATCGTCATCGCCAGCCACAACGGCTCGTCAAACTTCTCCATCAACGTCCTCGATGCGAACAACCAGTCCACCGGCGACCTGCTGGTGAACACCATCGGTGCGTACTCCGGCACGACCGCGTTCGGGATGCACTCGATCGGCGGCACCGGGACGAACCTCCAGGTCACCGCAGACGGCCAATGGAACATCACCATCAGCCCGGTCAGCTCCGCCCCCGACTTCCCCCTGCCTGGAAGCGCGACCGGCGACCAGGTGTACAAGTACGGCGGCAAAGCCGCGAACATGGCTTTCACCAACCAAGGCCAGGGCAACTTCGCTGTCATCCAGTACGGTGCGGCATTCCCGAACCTCGCCGTCAACGAAATCGGACCGTACAACGGTAAGGTCCCCATGCTGGCCGGCCCCAGCGTGATAACCGTCACCTCGGACGGTGCGTGGACCGTCGCCGCCGGATAA
- a CDS encoding ammonium transporter codes for MARATPDQVDALLLFFCGALVLLAAFGLAFYVGGLGGRARAARAFRFVLLGTAVTVLLAVLGGYGMVAGAPLIPHLIGAPDPGLSSVAGVHPASSSPYPAARAGYLIAALVLCTAVVAVAVASRLTLRAWIVFSVLWLPLVVAPVAYGVFALDDGWAVAGLQVVDFGGALPVVAAGGSAVGVLLACGRGEHQPARPARPALVAFGGAALWVGWLGLVVGSEGALDAYAPLIAVGAFVASATGVLMWMLVDAVLLRRPTLPSALWGAFAGLVSVTAASGVLTLGWAMLVGALSALACATMVDLAARARFGPSLTLCVVTVVGGLVGLLFPGLFANGGGMVDSGNFDLFIAQGIAGMSVLLYATTVSLLLALALRFTIGLTRIRYGADRGLRQKRPVRTERSVPSVADPAGPGSAR; via the coding sequence ATGGCACGGGCGACGCCGGACCAGGTGGATGCACTGCTGCTGTTCTTCTGCGGCGCGCTGGTGCTGCTCGCCGCCTTCGGTCTCGCCTTCTACGTCGGCGGCCTGGGCGGCCGCGCCCGGGCGGCCCGGGCGTTCCGGTTCGTGCTGCTCGGCACGGCGGTCACCGTGCTGCTGGCCGTGCTGGGCGGGTACGGGATGGTCGCCGGGGCTCCGCTCATCCCGCACCTGATCGGCGCCCCCGATCCGGGACTCTCGTCGGTCGCGGGGGTCCACCCCGCGTCGTCGTCGCCGTATCCGGCCGCGCGGGCCGGCTACCTGATCGCCGCGCTGGTGCTGTGCACGGCGGTGGTCGCTGTCGCCGTGGCCTCGCGGCTGACGCTCCGCGCCTGGATCGTGTTCAGCGTCCTCTGGCTCCCGCTCGTGGTCGCTCCGGTCGCCTACGGCGTGTTCGCGCTGGACGACGGCTGGGCGGTCGCCGGCCTCCAGGTGGTCGACTTCGGGGGAGCGCTGCCGGTGGTGGCCGCCGGGGGCAGCGCCGTCGGCGTCCTGCTCGCCTGCGGCCGCGGCGAGCACCAGCCCGCGCGGCCCGCGCGTCCCGCACTGGTCGCGTTCGGAGGCGCGGCGCTGTGGGTGGGGTGGCTCGGGCTCGTCGTCGGCTCGGAGGGCGCCCTCGACGCCTACGCGCCGCTGATCGCCGTCGGCGCGTTCGTCGCCTCGGCGACCGGTGTGCTGATGTGGATGCTCGTGGATGCGGTGCTGCTGCGGCGCCCCACCCTCCCCAGCGCCCTGTGGGGTGCGTTCGCCGGGCTGGTGTCGGTGACCGCGGCCTCCGGGGTGCTGACGCTCGGCTGGGCGATGCTCGTCGGCGCACTCTCGGCCCTCGCCTGCGCCACGATGGTCGATCTGGCGGCGCGAGCCCGATTCGGGCCGTCGCTGACGCTCTGCGTCGTCACCGTCGTCGGCGGGCTGGTCGGCCTGCTCTTCCCCGGGCTGTTCGCGAACGGCGGCGGAATGGTCGACAGCGGCAACTTCGACCTGTTCATCGCGCAGGGCATCGCCGGGATGTCGGTGCTGCTGTACGCGACGACGGTGTCGCTGCTGCTCGCCCTCGCGCTGCGGTTCACCATCGGGCTCACGCGCATCCGCTATGGTGCCGACCGTGGCCTCCGTCAGAAGCGTCCTGTCCGCACTGAGCGGTCTGTTCCGTCCGTCGCGGACCCCGCCGGCCCCGGCTCCGCCCGCTGA
- a CDS encoding DUF2510 domain-containing protein, translated as MADPGWYPDPSGTPQLRWFNGAEWTANTAPFAAPAPVSRPHGAPQPAAAYPAPAVQPALPAYAQAPAPPAATKEPGAAPRRGLVLGVISAILAVLTVFFGLLGGTVYALNWLLWVALVVLALPATVLGVIGVVQSSIGLSRSVAPEQRRQAGIGLGTSSLGCISLVLLFVL; from the coding sequence ATGGCCGATCCCGGCTGGTACCCCGACCCGAGCGGTACGCCGCAGCTGCGCTGGTTCAACGGCGCGGAGTGGACGGCGAACACGGCACCGTTCGCAGCTCCAGCACCTGTCTCCCGGCCTCACGGTGCACCGCAGCCGGCAGCCGCATACCCGGCTCCCGCCGTCCAGCCGGCACTACCGGCCTATGCTCAGGCTCCCGCGCCGCCCGCCGCGACGAAAGAGCCGGGTGCGGCACCGCGGCGCGGACTCGTCCTCGGTGTGATCTCCGCCATCCTTGCCGTGCTGACGGTTTTCTTCGGCCTGCTCGGCGGCACCGTCTACGCGTTGAACTGGCTCCTCTGGGTCGCCCTCGTGGTCCTGGCGCTCCCGGCGACCGTGCTCGGAGTCATCGGCGTCGTCCAGTCCTCCATTGGTCTCTCACGTTCGGTTGCCCCTGAGCAGCGGCGGCAGGCTGGCATCGGGCTCGGAACATCGAGTCTCGGCTGCATCTCGCTCGTGCTGCTCTTCGTCCTGTGA
- a CDS encoding sulfurtransferase, producing MTIETDPSPEFAGYAHPERLVSTEWLAEHLGQSGLVVVESDEDVLLYDTGHIPGSVKIDWHTDLNDPVVRDYVSSERFAELLGSKGIARDTTVVIYGDKNNWWAAYALWVFTLFGHEDVRLLDGGRDKWIAEGRELTREVPQPAPADYPVVERDDTVVRAFKEDVLAALGTQPLIDVRSPEEYSGERTEIPGYPTEGALRAGHIPSAKSVPWAKAAAPDATFKRRAELEQVYLDGAGLAPGDDVIAYCRIGERSSHTWFVLTHLLGFENVKNYDGSWTEWGSAVRVPIVTGTEPGEVPAR from the coding sequence ATGACCATCGAGACCGACCCGTCGCCCGAGTTCGCCGGCTACGCGCACCCCGAGCGCCTGGTGAGCACGGAATGGCTCGCCGAACACCTCGGACAGTCTGGGCTCGTGGTGGTCGAATCGGATGAAGACGTGCTCCTGTACGACACCGGCCACATCCCCGGCTCGGTGAAGATCGACTGGCACACCGACCTCAACGACCCCGTCGTGCGCGACTACGTCAGCTCCGAGCGCTTCGCCGAGCTGCTCGGCTCGAAGGGCATCGCCCGCGACACCACCGTCGTCATCTACGGCGACAAGAACAACTGGTGGGCCGCCTACGCGCTGTGGGTGTTCACCCTGTTCGGCCACGAGGACGTCCGCCTGCTCGACGGCGGTCGCGACAAGTGGATCGCGGAGGGACGCGAGCTCACCCGCGAGGTCCCGCAGCCCGCACCCGCCGACTACCCGGTCGTGGAGCGCGACGACACGGTCGTCCGTGCCTTCAAGGAGGACGTGCTCGCGGCCCTCGGGACGCAGCCCCTCATCGACGTGCGCTCGCCGGAGGAGTACAGCGGCGAGCGGACCGAGATCCCCGGGTACCCGACCGAGGGCGCACTGCGCGCCGGCCACATCCCGTCGGCGAAGTCCGTGCCCTGGGCGAAGGCCGCCGCACCCGACGCGACGTTCAAGCGCCGCGCCGAGCTCGAGCAGGTCTACCTCGACGGGGCGGGGCTCGCCCCCGGCGACGACGTGATCGCCTACTGCCGGATCGGCGAGCGCTCCAGCCACACCTGGTTCGTGCTCACCCACCTCCTGGGCTTCGAGAACGTCAAGAACTACGACGGCTCATGGACGGAGTGGGGCTCGGCCGTGCGCGTCCCGATCGTGACCGGGACCGAGCCCGGCGAGGTCCCGGCCCGCTGA
- a CDS encoding GNAT family N-acetyltransferase gives MDARIAGPGDVDAVAETIALAFRDDPVWGPALEAADGGTGHLYPFWRFFAEGGIPHGHVWLVDGPRGEAATVALWIPPGADELTEEQEQAADALMQRILTPERFDAYRRLWTLFEQSHPHDTPHMYLSLLATHPEHRGQGVGQRLLAETLARFDADGVPSYLESTNPANDHRYERAGFRPVGGFRAVLGGAAVTTMWRDARGPVA, from the coding sequence ATGGATGCGCGCATCGCCGGACCGGGTGACGTGGACGCGGTCGCCGAGACGATCGCCCTGGCCTTCCGGGACGACCCGGTCTGGGGGCCGGCCCTCGAAGCCGCCGACGGGGGAACCGGCCACCTGTACCCGTTCTGGCGCTTCTTCGCCGAGGGCGGCATCCCGCACGGCCACGTCTGGCTCGTCGACGGCCCGCGCGGCGAGGCGGCGACGGTCGCGCTGTGGATCCCGCCCGGCGCCGACGAGCTGACGGAGGAGCAGGAGCAGGCGGCGGATGCGCTGATGCAGCGCATCCTCACCCCGGAGCGGTTCGACGCCTACCGGCGGCTCTGGACGCTGTTCGAGCAGTCGCACCCGCACGACACCCCGCACATGTACCTGAGCCTGCTGGCGACGCATCCCGAGCATCGCGGCCAGGGCGTCGGGCAGCGCCTGCTCGCCGAGACGCTGGCACGCTTCGACGCGGACGGGGTGCCGTCGTACCTCGAGTCGACGAACCCGGCCAACGACCACCGCTACGAGCGCGCGGGCTTCCGCCCGGTCGGCGGCTTCCGCGCGGTGCTCGGCGGCGCGGCGGTCACCACGATGTGGCGGGATGCGCGGGGGCCGGTGGCGTAG
- a CDS encoding ammonium transporter codes for MVLHSAADYAEAGTVNALWLLVAAALVLLMTPGVAFFYGGMVRAKSVISMMMMSFGAMALVGVLWVVYGYGLSFGTPSIPHWLGTPDWFLSSLMGKDGITPDLGGLAFAGFQATFAIITVALISGAIADRAKFGSWMVFAGIWVTVVYFPVAYWVFNLADGWAPAVLHVNDFAGGTAVHINAGAAGLALALVLGKRVGFQKGMSKPHNVPLTLLGAALLWFGWFGFNAGSEAAVDGVAAIAWVNTLAAPAAATIGWLIVEKIKDGKPTSIGAASGAVAGLVAITPACNILTPGFAILLGLVAGAVCALAIDLKFRLGFDDSLDVVGIHLVGGLIGTLWIGFFGFTHMYNSKGEPTAEFSSLLYGGSFYQLGVQAIGAFSVLIYSFVLAYAIGWVIQKTMGFRIKNEDELAGVDTVVHGEEGYSLETV; via the coding sequence ATGGTGCTCCACTCAGCAGCGGACTACGCGGAGGCAGGGACGGTCAACGCCCTGTGGCTCCTGGTCGCCGCGGCCCTCGTCCTCCTGATGACTCCCGGTGTCGCCTTCTTCTACGGCGGCATGGTCCGCGCCAAGAGCGTCATCAGCATGATGATGATGAGCTTCGGCGCGATGGCCCTCGTGGGCGTCCTCTGGGTCGTCTACGGATACGGTCTGTCGTTCGGCACCCCGTCCATCCCGCACTGGCTCGGCACGCCGGACTGGTTCCTGTCCAGCCTGATGGGCAAGGACGGCATCACCCCCGACCTCGGCGGCCTCGCCTTCGCCGGCTTCCAGGCGACCTTCGCGATCATCACCGTCGCGCTGATCTCCGGCGCCATCGCCGACCGCGCCAAGTTCGGCTCCTGGATGGTCTTCGCCGGCATCTGGGTCACCGTCGTGTACTTCCCGGTCGCGTACTGGGTGTTCAACCTGGCCGACGGATGGGCGCCCGCGGTCCTGCACGTGAACGACTTCGCCGGTGGCACCGCGGTGCACATCAACGCCGGTGCCGCGGGTCTCGCCCTGGCGCTGGTGCTCGGCAAGCGCGTCGGCTTCCAGAAGGGCATGTCCAAGCCGCACAACGTCCCGCTGACGCTGCTGGGCGCCGCGCTGCTGTGGTTCGGCTGGTTCGGCTTCAACGCCGGCTCGGAGGCCGCGGTCGACGGCGTCGCCGCGATCGCCTGGGTCAACACCCTGGCCGCCCCGGCCGCCGCGACCATCGGCTGGCTGATCGTCGAGAAGATCAAGGACGGCAAGCCGACGTCGATCGGCGCCGCATCGGGCGCCGTCGCGGGCCTCGTCGCGATCACCCCGGCCTGTAACATCCTGACCCCGGGCTTCGCGATCCTCCTGGGCCTCGTCGCCGGCGCCGTCTGCGCCCTGGCGATCGACCTGAAGTTCCGCCTCGGCTTCGACGACTCGCTCGACGTGGTCGGCATCCACCTCGTCGGCGGTCTGATCGGAACCCTGTGGATCGGCTTCTTCGGCTTCACCCACATGTACAACAGCAAGGGCGAGCCGACCGCGGAGTTCTCCAGCCTGCTGTACGGCGGCAGCTTCTACCAGCTGGGCGTGCAGGCCATCGGCGCCTTCTCGGTGCTGATCTACTCCTTCGTCCTGGCGTACGCCATCGGCTGGGTCATCCAGAAGACGATGGGCTTCCGCATCAAGAACGAGGACGAGCTGGCCGGCGTCGACACCGTGGTGCACGGCGAGGAGGGCTACTCGCTCGAGACGGTCTGA
- a CDS encoding response regulator transcription factor has protein sequence MTDSRPISVLVVDDDTMAANGLTALLELSGDIRVVGRCSDGTEVAAAVAALRPDVVLCDVRMPQMDGVAVVEQLGGTGPAFLMMTAFDEDGRVLDAVAAGAAGFMLKDEDPRRIIDAVREVAAGDSAFSPRAAKQLTTWVRDSHASDARRDATEKMRMLTDREREYAIGVTNGASDAELAQRFFVAETTVKSALAGIRAKWGVRTRTELAVVVARSGA, from the coding sequence GTGACCGACAGCCGACCGATCAGCGTCCTGGTCGTCGACGACGACACGATGGCGGCGAACGGGCTCACCGCGCTCCTCGAGCTCTCCGGCGACATCCGTGTCGTCGGCCGATGCTCAGACGGGACCGAAGTAGCGGCAGCCGTTGCAGCCCTGCGCCCCGACGTCGTGCTCTGCGACGTGCGGATGCCGCAGATGGATGGGGTCGCCGTCGTCGAGCAGCTCGGCGGCACAGGCCCGGCGTTCCTGATGATGACCGCGTTCGACGAGGACGGCCGTGTCCTCGACGCGGTCGCCGCCGGAGCTGCCGGGTTCATGCTCAAGGACGAAGACCCACGCCGGATCATCGACGCCGTCCGTGAAGTCGCAGCAGGTGACTCCGCGTTCTCGCCACGCGCCGCGAAGCAGCTGACCACGTGGGTGCGGGACTCCCACGCGTCCGACGCGCGACGGGACGCCACCGAGAAGATGCGGATGCTCACCGACCGGGAACGGGAGTACGCCATCGGGGTCACCAATGGCGCGTCCGACGCGGAGCTTGCTCAACGGTTCTTCGTTGCGGAGACCACGGTGAAGTCCGCTCTCGCCGGGATCCGAGCCAAGTGGGGTGTGCGCACCCGTACAGAGCTCGCCGTCGTGGTCGCCCGCTCGGGCGCCTAA
- the zapE gene encoding cell division protein ZapE — MTIEQTGALPRLADRSPQITGAEIAASLVPPSQFERATFESYRPDHDYPSQAEAVATLKLFAKAWEPQRPAGLFSRSRKKVDAMKPGVYLDGGFGVGKTHLLAALWHEAPGPKYFGTFIEYTALVGALGYAGAVDLLRGSTLICIDEFELDDPGDTMMMTRMLGELVASGTRIAATSNTPPNALGEGRFAASDFLREIQSLSSNFQTLRIDGLDYRRRDTTGNAVTVDDAEYERVVAAMAARGETVTSDGFQDLIAHLATVHPSRYIKIIDGVDVIGLTGVEVLHDQMAALRLVAFIDRVYDAEIPVVQTGVPLSDVFDDDMLGGGYRKKYLRSMSRMIALTAGELPPHDD; from the coding sequence ATGACCATCGAGCAGACCGGCGCCCTCCCTCGCCTCGCCGACCGTTCCCCCCAGATCACGGGCGCCGAGATCGCCGCCAGTCTGGTGCCGCCGTCGCAGTTCGAGCGGGCGACGTTCGAGTCGTACCGTCCTGACCACGACTACCCGTCGCAGGCAGAGGCCGTCGCGACGCTCAAGCTGTTCGCGAAGGCGTGGGAGCCGCAGCGTCCGGCGGGACTGTTCAGCCGCAGCCGCAAGAAGGTGGATGCGATGAAGCCGGGCGTCTACCTCGACGGCGGCTTCGGTGTCGGCAAGACCCACCTCCTGGCCGCCCTATGGCACGAGGCGCCGGGCCCGAAGTACTTCGGCACGTTCATCGAGTACACCGCTCTGGTGGGCGCGCTCGGCTATGCGGGCGCGGTGGACCTACTGCGCGGATCCACCCTCATCTGCATCGACGAGTTCGAGCTGGACGACCCGGGCGACACCATGATGATGACCCGGATGCTCGGCGAGCTCGTCGCCTCCGGCACCCGCATCGCCGCGACCAGCAACACGCCGCCGAACGCCCTGGGCGAGGGGCGCTTCGCCGCGAGCGACTTCCTGCGCGAGATCCAGTCGCTGTCGTCGAACTTCCAGACCCTCCGCATCGACGGCCTCGACTACCGCCGCCGCGACACCACCGGCAACGCCGTCACTGTCGACGACGCCGAGTACGAGCGCGTCGTCGCCGCGATGGCCGCCCGCGGAGAGACCGTGACGAGCGACGGCTTCCAGGACCTCATCGCGCACCTGGCGACGGTGCACCCCTCCCGCTACATCAAGATCATCGACGGGGTGGATGTGATCGGCCTGACGGGCGTGGAGGTGCTGCACGACCAGATGGCGGCGCTCCGCCTGGTCGCATTCATCGACCGCGTCTACGACGCCGAGATCCCCGTCGTGCAGACCGGTGTGCCCCTGAGCGACGTCTTCGACGACGACATGCTCGGCGGCGGCTACCGCAAGAAGTACCTGCGCTCGATGTCGCGCATGATCGCCCTCACCGCGGGCGAGCTGCCGCCGCACGACGACTGA